In Geobacillus kaustophilus, a genomic segment contains:
- the istB gene encoding IS21-like element IS5376 family helper ATPase IstB, with product MKERIHEYCHRLHLPVMAERWSAMAEYAATHNIPYSEFLFRLLEAEIVEKQERSIQTLIKLSKLPYRKTIDTFDFTAQPSVDERRIRELLTLSFIEQKENIRFLGPPGIGKTHLAISIGMEAIVRGYKTYFITAHDLVTQLRRADQEGKLEKKLRMFVKPTVLIMDEMGYLKLDPNSAHYLFQVVARRYEHAPIILTSNKSFGEWGEIVGDSVLATAMLDRLLHHSMIFNLKGESYRLREKRLQQEKQKDP from the coding sequence ATGAAAGAACGAATACACGAGTATTGCCACCGACTCCATTTGCCTGTCATGGCGGAACGATGGTCCGCCATGGCAGAATACGCAGCTACTCATAATATACCATATTCGGAGTTTTTATTCCGCTTATTAGAGGCAGAAATCGTCGAAAAACAGGAACGATCGATCCAAACGCTCATCAAGCTGTCCAAACTGCCATATCGCAAGACGATCGATACGTTTGATTTTACCGCACAGCCTTCAGTGGATGAGCGTCGGATTCGAGAGCTGCTTACGTTGTCTTTTATTGAGCAAAAAGAGAATATCCGTTTTCTCGGTCCACCGGGGATTGGAAAGACGCACCTGGCGATTTCGATTGGAATGGAGGCGATCGTAAGAGGATATAAAACGTATTTTATTACCGCCCATGATTTGGTCACTCAGTTAAGAAGAGCCGACCAGGAAGGAAAGCTGGAAAAAAAGCTTCGTATGTTTGTGAAGCCAACTGTTCTCATTATGGATGAAATGGGGTACTTAAAACTGGACCCGAACAGCGCTCATTACTTATTTCAGGTCGTCGCCCGTCGGTACGAACATGCCCCGATTATCCTCACTTCCAACAAAAGCTTTGGGGAATGGGGAGAAATCGTGGGAGACTCGGTTTTGGCGACAGCGATGTTAGATCGATTACTGCATCATTCTATGATTTTCAACCTAAAGGGGGAAAGCTATCGATTACGGGAAAAAAGGCTCCAACAAGAAAAACAGAAGGATCCATGA
- a CDS encoding glutaredoxin family protein — MNYILYTIDGCSKCHMARKHLLEENIPFLEINILKNPSAAIQLKKKMKEIIAPVLVSDDRIIVGSDILLMKGEIR, encoded by the coding sequence ATGAATTATATTCTTTATACGATCGATGGTTGTAGTAAATGTCATATGGCACGAAAGCATTTACTTGAAGAAAATATCCCTTTTTTAGAAATAAATATATTAAAAAACCCTTCTGCTGCTATACAATTAAAGAAAAAGATGAAAGAGATCATTGCTCCCGTGCTCGTTTCAGATGACAGAATCATTGTCGGAAGTGACATTTTATTAATGAAAGGAGAAATAAGATGA
- a CDS encoding haloacid dehalogenase type II, with product MKYRAYVFDVYGTLFDVYSISEKCTYYFGDKGISISQSWRQKQLEYCFLRQIIGTYIPFHEITKNALQYVCTVEQVYITEEIITDLLQAYHYLSLFTEVKQALEMLQSETLVVFSNGSVDMLLPLLNNSGLTSYFHYIVSVDEIKQYKPSPLAYQHVCNRLNMQPKEILFLSSNTWDIVGASQFGFQTAWINREKATMDLLDVTPNYMVNNLQELIVQQK from the coding sequence ATGAAATACCGAGCTTATGTATTTGATGTGTATGGTACATTATTTGATGTGTATTCTATTTCTGAAAAGTGCACATACTATTTTGGGGATAAAGGCATATCAATCAGCCAATCATGGCGCCAAAAGCAACTGGAGTATTGTTTTTTACGCCAAATCATCGGCACGTATATCCCGTTTCACGAAATTACAAAAAACGCACTCCAATACGTATGTACTGTTGAACAAGTATACATAACAGAAGAAATCATTACCGATTTGTTACAAGCTTATCACTATCTTTCATTATTTACAGAAGTGAAACAAGCACTGGAAATGTTACAAAGCGAAACACTTGTTGTTTTTTCCAATGGCTCTGTTGATATGCTACTTCCTTTGCTAAATAATTCAGGGTTAACGAGCTATTTCCACTATATCGTCAGCGTAGATGAAATTAAACAGTATAAACCTTCTCCGCTAGCGTATCAGCACGTATGTAATCGGCTAAACATGCAGCCAAAAGAGATTTTATTTTTATCTTCGAATACATGGGATATTGTAGGCGCTAGCCAATTCGGATTTCAAACTGCTTGGATTAACCGTGAAAAAGCGACTATGGATTTACTTGACGTCACACCTAATTATATGGTAAACAATCTGCAAGAGCTAATCGTGCAACAGAAATAA
- a CDS encoding methyl-accepting chemotaxis protein, with product MRNENIQTIKNAKQVMGNQKEQMGQFLHLAEDIVNLSIVLSEMSSQINEQVDEAATYAKDGKLSMDEMTKVMESIDGLSSMLLNKSNILLDLSTLLTEIIQSLHKISAQTNLLALNASIEAARAGVDGRGFGVVAQEIRKLSDESTNATTQARQSVTSIINEIKSIYQLSKSGREEMEKGMDIVQKTVERFNCIDQSISRVNQQKADLTSISSILKEKSAQLGTLSNSISQNRQVIAKGLDAALDVYNLPTTE from the coding sequence ATGAGAAACGAAAATATTCAAACAATTAAAAATGCAAAACAAGTAATGGGAAATCAAAAAGAACAGATGGGACAGTTTCTTCACCTTGCAGAAGACATTGTAAACTTGTCCATTGTTTTATCGGAAATGTCTAGCCAAATTAACGAACAAGTAGATGAAGCAGCTACCTATGCAAAAGATGGAAAATTGTCTATGGATGAGATGACGAAGGTAATGGAAAGTATTGATGGTTTATCTTCTATGTTATTAAATAAATCAAATATATTATTGGATTTGTCTACTTTATTAACAGAAATTATCCAATCGCTACACAAAATATCTGCCCAAACCAATTTGTTAGCTTTAAATGCTTCGATTGAAGCAGCGAGGGCAGGAGTAGATGGAAGAGGATTTGGTGTTGTTGCTCAAGAAATCCGAAAACTTTCTGATGAAAGCACAAATGCAACAACACAAGCTAGGCAATCGGTCACTTCTATTATCAATGAAATAAAGAGTATTTATCAATTATCTAAGTCAGGAAGAGAAGAAATGGAAAAAGGAATGGATATCGTCCAAAAAACAGTAGAACGATTTAATTGTATCGATCAATCAATTTCTCGTGTAAATCAACAAAAAGCTGATCTAACTTCCATTTCTTCCATATTAAAAGAAAAAAGCGCTCAATTGGGGACGTTAAGCAATTCCATTTCCCAAAATCGTCAAGTTATTGCAAAAGGATTAGATGCAGCGCTAGATGTATATAATTTACCAACCACAGAATGA
- the istA gene encoding IS21 family transposase yields MMTRGEFFMIKEMYERGMSISDIARELGIDRKTVRKYIHSPNPPSKFKRKPRKSKLDPFKPYLQKRMLEDGVFNSEKLFFEIRQQGYTGGKTILKDYMQPFRETAKKKYTVRYETLPGEQMQVDWKEVGEVVIEGRKVKLSLFVATLGYSRMKYAVFTTSQDQEHLMECLIQSFKYFGGIPKRVLFDNMKTVADGREQGVVKWNQRFSEFASYYGFIPKVCRPYRAQTKGKVERAIQYIMDHFYVGTSFESIEELNFLLHRWLDQVANRKPNATTGIPPQERWAEEQLKPLPQKDYDTSYLSYRKVHWDGSFSYKGEQWLLSAEYAGKEILVKERLNGDIRLYYRGEEISYLNQQKKVMAFAEKIKKKQTEMAATISPVSVEVDTRPLSVYDAFLRGESS; encoded by the coding sequence ATGATGACGAGAGGGGAATTTTTTATGATCAAAGAGATGTATGAAAGGGGAATGAGTATTTCCGATATTGCGAGGGAATTGGGGATCGATCGGAAAACCGTCCGAAAATATATTCACTCCCCCAATCCCCCTTCCAAATTCAAGCGAAAACCAAGAAAAAGCAAGTTGGATCCATTTAAACCATATCTTCAAAAACGGATGTTAGAGGATGGGGTGTTTAATAGCGAAAAGTTGTTTTTCGAAATTCGACAACAGGGCTACACGGGAGGAAAGACGATTTTAAAGGACTATATGCAGCCTTTCCGAGAGACGGCGAAAAAGAAATACACCGTTCGTTATGAAACGCTTCCTGGCGAACAAATGCAAGTCGATTGGAAAGAAGTTGGGGAGGTCGTGATCGAAGGGAGAAAAGTCAAGTTATCGCTATTTGTGGCCACGTTAGGCTATTCGCGGATGAAATACGCGGTATTTACGACCAGCCAGGACCAGGAGCACTTAATGGAATGCCTGATTCAAAGTTTCAAGTACTTTGGAGGGATTCCAAAGAGAGTGTTATTTGACAATATGAAGACCGTTGCCGACGGCCGGGAACAAGGAGTGGTGAAATGGAATCAGCGATTTTCTGAATTTGCGAGTTACTATGGATTTATTCCAAAAGTATGCCGGCCCTACCGGGCCCAGACAAAGGGGAAAGTCGAACGAGCCATTCAGTATATTATGGATCACTTCTATGTAGGAACATCGTTTGAAAGTATCGAAGAATTGAATTTCCTTCTCCATCGTTGGCTCGATCAAGTGGCGAATCGGAAGCCAAACGCCACTACCGGCATTCCTCCGCAAGAGCGTTGGGCAGAGGAACAGTTGAAACCTCTCCCACAGAAAGATTACGATACGAGCTATCTTTCCTATCGGAAAGTGCATTGGGATGGCAGTTTCTCCTACAAAGGGGAACAATGGCTCTTATCGGCGGAGTATGCGGGCAAAGAAATTCTGGTAAAGGAGCGATTGAATGGGGATATTCGGTTGTACTATCGAGGGGAGGAGATTTCTTACTTGAACCAACAGAAAAAAGTAATGGCATTCGCCGAAAAAATAAAAAAGAAACAGACGGAAATGGCGGCCACCATTTCGCCTGTTTCGGTGGAAGTGGATACTCGTCCATTGTCCGTTTATGACGCATTCCTGCGAGGGGAAAGCTCATGA
- a CDS encoding TVP38/TMEM64 family protein: MLKRTIWKVIVSIVIIIFIIWFNQHYINIKPQAIREWILSFGTFAPIIFIGIYTVRPFLFFPASILSLAAGLAFGSWWGTIYTVIGATMGASLSFFVAKKLGERMIRKSWKGKTTKLRTQLQKNGFSYVLLLRLVPIFPFDFVSYLAGIANVKFVHFLMATWIGIIPGTFAYNFLGSSVVSENQIIIGLAVFVFVIVSLIPIMTNTKIRQKLGLQQKGE, encoded by the coding sequence ATGTTAAAACGAACAATATGGAAAGTAATCGTATCCATAGTCATTATTATCTTTATTATTTGGTTTAATCAACATTATATTAATATAAAACCACAAGCAATACGTGAGTGGATTTTATCTTTTGGAACATTTGCACCTATAATCTTTATCGGCATATATACAGTTCGTCCATTTCTTTTCTTCCCTGCTTCTATTCTTTCATTAGCAGCGGGATTAGCGTTTGGTTCATGGTGGGGGACTATCTACACTGTCATTGGCGCAACGATGGGAGCCAGCTTGTCTTTTTTTGTCGCTAAAAAATTGGGAGAACGAATGATTCGTAAAAGTTGGAAAGGGAAAACAACGAAACTGCGAACACAATTACAAAAAAATGGGTTTTCGTATGTGCTTTTATTACGACTAGTTCCGATTTTTCCGTTTGATTTCGTCAGCTATTTAGCCGGAATAGCAAATGTGAAGTTCGTCCATTTTCTAATGGCGACATGGATCGGTATTATCCCTGGAACGTTTGCTTATAATTTTTTGGGCTCAAGTGTTGTTTCAGAAAATCAAATAATAATTGGTTTGGCCGTCTTTGTGTTTGTCATCGTTTCACTTATACCAATTATGACAAATACAAAAATACGACAAAAATTAGGATTACAACAGAAAGGAGAATAA
- a CDS encoding trypsin-like serine peptidase, producing the protein MKKARIVLFSLVLSLLLSGMSLANKTLAATFNEATSKNDIYEKITRPKIGKERTERLLNYIKSTKKPVKNLSSEDLKKLQQDPSITSFSSQGEILKLPFTLESKNLESKNYSAISSLPIQTAAADNRVRINPTTTYPYNAIAQIDYTDGTYGYSCTGWFVDKNTVVTAAHCVYDTYNNKFYQAWYVYPAENGTQLPYGGMASTTAYVTSSWQLANPPDADSIYYKDVQYDFAVINLSSSINHPNYLTINTNPQVNNNIFSVGYPADKGFMSNGSYYYYMYGSSGNISKIENNTITHTAYVTPGMSGGPIMLTSNWNAVSLNSTSSWGIAFSTVSKNFILTWGAQNN; encoded by the coding sequence TTGAAAAAGGCGAGAATTGTTTTATTTTCACTAGTGTTATCACTTTTACTTTCCGGTATGAGTTTAGCGAACAAAACTCTTGCAGCAACGTTCAACGAAGCGACTTCCAAAAATGATATTTACGAAAAAATTACGCGTCCGAAAATAGGAAAGGAACGTACTGAAAGATTATTAAATTATATTAAAAGCACTAAAAAGCCTGTAAAAAATTTAAGCAGTGAAGACCTCAAAAAACTTCAACAAGACCCGTCAATCACCTCTTTTAGTTCTCAAGGAGAGATACTAAAACTTCCTTTTACTTTAGAATCCAAAAATTTAGAATCAAAGAATTATTCAGCAATTAGTTCATTACCAATTCAAACTGCAGCAGCTGATAATAGAGTTCGGATAAATCCAACTACAACTTACCCTTATAATGCTATAGCTCAAATAGATTATACAGATGGCACATATGGCTATAGTTGTACCGGTTGGTTTGTTGACAAAAATACTGTTGTTACTGCAGCACATTGTGTTTATGATACTTACAATAATAAATTTTATCAAGCATGGTATGTGTATCCTGCAGAAAACGGGACTCAACTACCTTATGGAGGGATGGCATCAACGACAGCATATGTTACTAGCTCATGGCAACTAGCCAATCCGCCAGATGCAGACAGTATCTACTATAAAGATGTACAATACGATTTTGCTGTAATTAATTTGTCATCAAGTATAAATCATCCAAACTATTTAACTATTAATACCAATCCGCAAGTTAATAATAACATCTTTTCAGTAGGTTATCCTGCCGATAAAGGATTTATGTCCAATGGTTCATATTACTATTACATGTATGGAAGCTCTGGTAATATAAGTAAAATTGAAAATAATACCATTACACATACTGCCTATGTTACACCAGGAATGAGTGGTGGGCCAATTATGTTAACTAGTAATTGGAATGCTGTATCTTTAAATAGTACTTCTAGTTGGGGAATTGCCTTTTCAACAGTTTCTAAAAATTTCATTTTAACTTGGGGTGCTCAAAATAACTAG
- a CDS encoding ABC transporter ATP-binding protein: MRDAFISLNSLKKAYGNETVFHSINLDINEGEMISLIGPSGAGKSTLLRCIAGLEELDEGHIWIEGKDMSAEPAHRRTIVMMFQQPLLFPHMTVTENIMYGLNFTKMTKRERLEQVSLYLKKINMENFRDFYPFQLSGGQQQRVSLARALITNPKLLLLDEPLSSLDNELRAEIRLWMKQWLKEKKISTIFITHDKEEAMLIGDRVVVMGKKIIQQCGSPIQVYDYPANSFVAEFFSDGIVINNELFIHTKHLEMSTSPNERWYVKWKGLVKEAFMKYGKFFYQINIIDLQTDVIIQSDVPFSNMQYVWVGVHSKGHIQTFKKDEETC; the protein is encoded by the coding sequence ATGAGAGATGCATTTATTTCCCTCAATTCTTTAAAAAAAGCATATGGAAATGAAACAGTTTTTCACTCAATTAATCTGGATATAAATGAAGGGGAAATGATCAGTTTGATAGGACCATCAGGAGCAGGGAAATCAACACTTCTTCGATGCATAGCAGGTCTGGAAGAATTAGATGAAGGCCATATATGGATTGAAGGAAAAGACATGTCAGCAGAGCCTGCTCATCGTCGCACGATTGTCATGATGTTTCAACAACCGTTATTATTTCCCCATATGACAGTAACTGAAAACATAATGTACGGGTTAAATTTCACAAAAATGACAAAGAGGGAGCGACTAGAACAAGTATCGTTATATTTAAAAAAAATTAACATGGAGAACTTTCGAGACTTTTATCCATTCCAATTATCTGGTGGACAGCAACAACGTGTTTCACTAGCGAGAGCATTAATTACCAACCCAAAGTTGTTGCTGCTCGATGAACCTCTTAGCAGCCTTGACAATGAATTGAGAGCAGAAATTCGCTTATGGATGAAACAATGGTTAAAAGAAAAAAAAATATCGACAATTTTTATTACACATGACAAGGAAGAAGCAATGTTGATCGGGGATCGAGTAGTTGTGATGGGAAAGAAAATCATCCAACAATGTGGGAGTCCTATACAAGTATATGATTACCCGGCTAATTCATTCGTCGCAGAATTTTTTAGCGATGGTATCGTCATCAATAACGAATTGTTTATTCATACGAAACATTTAGAAATGTCTACTTCTCCAAATGAAAGATGGTATGTGAAATGGAAAGGGCTTGTAAAAGAAGCATTCATGAAATATGGGAAGTTTTTCTATCAGATAAATATCATCGATTTGCAAACAGATGTCATCATTCAAAGCGATGTTCCTTTTTCTAACATGCAATATGTTTGGGTTGGTGTGCATTCAAAGGGACATATTCAAACATTTAAAAAGGATGAAGAAACATGTTAA
- a CDS encoding ABC transporter permease codes for MNGWKILLKEPRIWQAIQSSWLIGITVVLLNLLIAIPAGRTIAFHSFRGKWFFELLFTLPILIPSLAVVMGLHLTMIRLGLTDHWMGVVIVHLLPSVPYTIKIFHSSFERIGPHLEDQAVSLGSSKWYSFYSIYLPLLVPSIRSTVFLVFVISLSQYVLTAIIGGGNVVTIATLYFPFLSTVKESVISSFSLIFAILPLTVLLLFEFLIQIFIPYRKQNG; via the coding sequence TTGAACGGGTGGAAAATTTTATTAAAAGAACCACGGATATGGCAAGCCATTCAATCTTCATGGTTAATCGGTATTACCGTCGTTTTATTGAATTTATTAATTGCTATACCTGCCGGGAGAACCATTGCTTTTCATTCTTTCAGAGGAAAATGGTTTTTTGAGTTACTATTCACACTTCCGATCTTGATTCCAAGCTTAGCTGTAGTTATGGGACTTCATCTAACAATGATTCGACTAGGGCTCACTGACCATTGGATGGGCGTTGTCATCGTTCACTTACTTCCATCTGTTCCATATACAATTAAAATATTTCATTCTTCTTTTGAACGAATCGGACCGCATTTGGAAGACCAAGCTGTTTCACTCGGTAGTAGCAAATGGTACAGTTTTTATTCGATTTACCTACCGCTTCTTGTACCAAGTATAAGAAGCACTGTGTTTCTTGTTTTCGTTATTTCTCTTAGTCAATACGTATTGACGGCAATAATTGGTGGTGGAAATGTTGTGACAATTGCAACTCTTTATTTTCCATTTTTATCAACAGTAAAGGAATCGGTTATCTCAAGCTTTTCGCTTATTTTTGCCATTTTGCCGCTGACTGTACTTCTCTTATTTGAGTTTCTGATTCAAATTTTTATTCCTTATCGAAAACAGAATGGTTGA
- a CDS encoding Crp/Fnr family transcriptional regulator, which yields MDKLFLLSQISLLDELPMEELHIIDQISEMKPVKKGTLILSPDKKIEALFLLKKGQVRLYRMNASGKQFTVDILVDGNIFGETSTLSLTDDQIYAEAMTDTYLCLLGKKEFETFIEKNPKIALKLIHILSTRLKELYSLSEKIALSDVKYRILYLLLKLSEKTGKRKKEWQTIGMKLTHQDIASMVGASRETTSAVMSQLKRDGFIKKGIHLAIHVEKALELLDY from the coding sequence GTGGATAAGTTATTTTTATTGTCACAAATTAGTCTACTTGATGAGCTACCGATGGAAGAGTTGCACATCATTGATCAAATAAGCGAAATGAAACCTGTAAAAAAAGGAACGCTTATCCTATCTCCAGACAAAAAAATTGAAGCGTTGTTCTTGCTAAAAAAGGGGCAAGTACGTTTGTATCGTATGAACGCAAGCGGAAAGCAGTTTACAGTTGATATTTTAGTTGATGGAAATATTTTTGGTGAAACATCCACTTTATCATTAACGGATGATCAAATATATGCGGAAGCAATGACTGATACGTACTTATGCTTGTTAGGTAAAAAAGAATTTGAAACATTTATCGAAAAAAACCCAAAAATCGCTTTGAAACTTATTCATATATTGTCAACGAGGTTAAAAGAATTATACAGCTTAAGTGAAAAAATCGCCTTAAGTGATGTGAAATATCGGATTTTGTATTTGTTATTGAAACTAAGCGAAAAAACAGGAAAACGAAAAAAGGAATGGCAAACAATTGGAATGAAGCTCACCCATCAAGACATCGCTAGCATGGTTGGTGCATCGCGCGAAACAACAAGCGCAGTTATGAGTCAATTAAAAAGAGACGGCTTTATTAAAAAAGGAATTCATTTAGCTATTCATGTCGAAAAAGCATTAGAGCTATTAGATTATTGA
- a CDS encoding CDP-alcohol phosphatidyltransferase family protein: protein MLDTHARKYVQPLIETTASSFLKIGLTANQVTMISFLIGLSSGILFYFDYAVAAIVVLWISGFLDAVDGTMARKTNVSPWGTVMDVTFDRVVEISVILGIAFKYPHVQWALLLLSVSIIFSITVFLTVGAVSEKKGMKSFYYQAGLAERTEGFLFFSFMMLLPNYVLIITLLFFVVEMFTGLQRLHEARQLLR, encoded by the coding sequence GTGCTCGATACACATGCGAGAAAATATGTGCAACCCCTTATTGAAACGACCGCTTCCTCTTTTTTGAAAATAGGATTAACGGCGAACCAAGTCACTATGATATCTTTTTTGATTGGTCTTTCTTCAGGAATTCTTTTTTATTTTGATTATGCAGTTGCAGCCATCGTCGTATTATGGATTTCTGGATTTTTAGATGCGGTCGACGGAACGATGGCAAGAAAGACAAACGTGTCGCCATGGGGCACAGTTATGGATGTAACATTTGATCGCGTTGTTGAAATTAGTGTCATTTTAGGAATTGCGTTTAAGTATCCTCATGTCCAATGGGCTCTTCTGTTATTGAGTGTTTCAATTATTTTTTCCATTACGGTGTTTTTAACAGTGGGTGCTGTTTCTGAAAAAAAAGGAATGAAATCATTTTATTATCAAGCGGGGTTGGCTGAACGTACAGAAGGATTTCTTTTCTTTTCTTTTATGATGTTGCTGCCTAATTATGTTTTGATTATTACGTTGTTATTTTTTGTAGTAGAAATGTTTACAGGGTTACAACGTTTACATGAAGCTCGACAACTTTTGCGCTGA
- a CDS encoding dihydrolipoyl dehydrogenase family protein, with amino-acid sequence MKQYDLIVIGGGAGGLTVAAGAASLGARVALIEKETHLGGDCLHFGCVPSKALIKVASEIYEAKKVREWGMNIEGNINLNQVTQRIKAAIMHIQHHDDIDRFKKLGVDVYIGKGKLRSAHHVWINDEETIFGKRIVISTGSRPFVPQIDGLEKVNYLTNETIFNIDFVPKKLLVIGGGPIGIELAQAMARLGSEVIVIERSNEILQQEDEEIVQLVKKQLMRELTIYTNASIQKIIATENNKKIAVIHTQDREIEMEVTDILIASGRVPNTDTIDLDRAGVQYDNKGHIIVNEYLQTNVPTIYAIGDVNGKFPFTHVAGMEGKLVVQNAVLGLKRKINYSNVPWVTFTHPEIFHIGLTEQQARQQHDHIHIFKTPLSTVDRFVADFQTEGMVKIITDKKGYIIGAHAVGQNAGDWMQEVVFAKQFGKKIGQLSHVIHPYPTHVAAVQHTADLYWREKLFRGWIPKLVKQYIRLFR; translated from the coding sequence TTGAAACAATATGATCTTATTGTCATCGGTGGAGGGGCAGGAGGATTGACTGTAGCTGCCGGGGCAGCTTCTCTTGGAGCGAGAGTAGCTCTTATCGAAAAAGAAACACACCTTGGTGGTGATTGCTTACATTTCGGCTGTGTTCCGTCAAAGGCGCTTATTAAAGTAGCTTCCGAAATATATGAAGCAAAAAAAGTAAGGGAATGGGGGATGAACATAGAAGGAAATATTAATTTAAATCAAGTTACACAGCGAATCAAAGCAGCCATTATGCACATTCAACACCATGACGATATTGACCGATTTAAAAAATTAGGGGTCGATGTGTATATTGGTAAAGGAAAATTACGTTCTGCTCATCACGTATGGATCAACGATGAGGAAACGATATTTGGAAAGCGCATAGTCATTTCAACAGGATCAAGACCTTTTGTGCCTCAGATTGATGGTTTAGAAAAAGTTAATTATTTAACAAATGAAACAATATTCAACATTGATTTCGTGCCTAAAAAGCTTCTTGTCATTGGCGGTGGTCCAATCGGTATAGAACTCGCTCAAGCCATGGCAAGGCTAGGGAGTGAAGTGATTGTTATTGAACGTTCTAATGAGATATTACAACAAGAAGATGAAGAAATCGTTCAATTAGTAAAAAAACAACTGATGCGTGAGCTAACGATATATACTAATGCATCTATTCAAAAAATCATAGCTACGGAAAATAATAAAAAAATTGCTGTAATCCACACTCAGGACAGGGAAATCGAGATGGAAGTCACCGATATCCTGATTGCTTCTGGAAGAGTTCCTAATACAGATACAATTGACCTAGATAGAGCGGGTGTTCAGTACGATAACAAAGGACATATTATCGTGAATGAATATTTGCAGACAAATGTTCCGACTATTTATGCGATCGGAGATGTAAATGGAAAATTCCCATTTACACATGTAGCTGGAATGGAAGGGAAACTAGTTGTACAAAATGCTGTACTAGGACTAAAACGAAAAATAAACTATTCGAATGTGCCATGGGTCACATTCACTCATCCGGAAATTTTCCATATAGGATTAACAGAACAACAAGCCCGCCAACAACACGATCATATTCATATCTTTAAAACACCATTATCTACTGTTGATCGTTTCGTAGCAGACTTCCAAACAGAAGGAATGGTAAAAATAATTACTGATAAAAAAGGATACATCATTGGAGCACATGCTGTAGGCCAAAACGCAGGGGATTGGATGCAGGAAGTAGTATTTGCTAAGCAGTTTGGTAAAAAAATTGGTCAACTCTCTCATGTCATACACCCATATCCAACTCATGTAGCAGCCGTTCAACATACAGCTGACTTATATTGGCGCGAGAAATTATTTCGCGGCTGGATTCCAAAATTAGTGAAACAATACATTCGATTATTCCGATAA